The Haloterrigena turkmenica DSM 5511 genome includes the window AACGTTCGATTACCTCGAGTTCTTCGAGGCGTCGCAGGTGGTGTTGGGTTTCGCCGGTTCCCAACTGGAGGTCGTCCCGAATCTTCGAGAAGTGGGCGCCGGGCGTCGTCGAGAGATAGCCGGCAATCGCGTCGCGAGCGTCGCTCTCGCCCGTGTCGGCCGCGGCCGACTCGGAAAGACCGGCGAGCGGTGAGGCCGCTCCGAGCGCGGCGAAGCGGCGGAGGGTCGCTCGTTTCTCGTCGTCGACCCCGTTTGATGTCGTCATGCTGTGCTTACTACGAGAAATGGGACGGGACGTAAAACAGGTTTCGCTCCAATTCGTTTCGTGAAGCGTGATAGTCTCTGCGCGATGTTTGTGGCGGAATTCGGTTTTCGGACGGGGTCGAACCACAGGGCGGGCGGGTGGCCGAGGAACTGCCGTCGGGTCGGCGGTCAGTTAGTCGTCGCGTCGTCCGCGTCGTCGGAAGCCGAGTCGGCGTCGGTCGCCGTCTCGGATCCGCCGTCGGTTCGCTCCTGGAAGTCCTGATCCATCTCCTCGATGACCGCGTCGGGGTCGGAGATGGTACCGGCGTCCTTGCCCTCCTTGATCGCCTGGGCCTCCTGTTCCATCGCCTCGAGGTCCATCTCGGCTTCCTCGTCGATCTCGCCGATGATCTCGGCGATGTCGTCGAGGCCGATCAGTTCGCGAGTCTCGTCGTCGAACTCGCGGCTCTCGAGTTCGGCGCCGTTTTGCTTGACGTCGCTCCCCGAGAGGTGTTTGCCGTAGCGACCGACCAGCGAGGTGAGCTCCTGGGGCATGACGAAGGTCGTCGACTCGCCCTGACCGATCTCGGAGAGCGTCTCCATCCCCTTGTCGATGACCGCGCGTTCGCCCATCGATTCGGCGGATTTCGCGCGCAGGACCGTCGAGATCGCGTCACCCTGCGCCTCGAGGATCTGGCTCTGCTTTTCACCCTGGGCGCGGATGATCTCGCTCTGTTTGTCACCTTCGGCCTTCTCGACGGCGCTGCGGCGTTCACCCTGTGCCTCGAGGATCATCGCGCGGCGCTTCCGCTCGGCGGAGGTCTGTTGCTCCATCGCGCGCTGGACGTCCTTCGAGGGGTTGACCTCGCGAACCTCGACGCTCTCGACGCGGATCCCCCACTCGTCGGTGGGTTCGTCGAGTTCCTGGCGGATGCGCGCGTTGATCTCCTGGCGCTTGTTCAGCGTGTCGTCGAGTTCCATGTCGCCCAGCACGGCCCGGAGGGTGGTCTGGGCGAGGTTGGAGACGGCCTTCTTGTAGTTGTCGACCTGCAGGAACGCCTTCTTGGCGTCCATGACCTTGATGTAGACGACGGCGTCGGCCGTCACGGGCGAGTTGTCTCGGGTAATCGCTTCCTGGCGGGGAACGTCCAAGGTCTGCGTTCGCATATCGAACCGGTAGGTGTTCGAGACGAACGGCGGGACGAAGTTGATCCCCGGCTCGAGCAGTTTGCGGTACTCGCCGAAGACGGTCAAGGCGCGTTTCTCGTAGGCGTCGACGATCTCGATCGCACTGAGCAGTGCGGCGAGGACGACGAGGAGGACCAGCGCACCGACGACCAGCAGGGCACCGCCGGTGACCGATTGCAGTGGAAGTGTTTCTACGACCATATTTCGACCTTGCGGCGGTGGAGGGAAAAACGTTCCCTTATTTCGACAACATGTTGCGCCGATCCGTCGACTCAGCTCGATTTCTCCGTCTCGGTCTCCGTTTCGGGTTCAGACGGCGAATTCTCGTTGGCAGCGTCGTCGGCGTCGTTGCCATCGTCTGCCCCTTTCGCGAGCGCGCGATCGATTTCGTCCTCGCCGATCGAACCGAGCGCCTCGACCGTCAACACGTTGCCGCCGCCAGGGTCGAGGACGATGACCTCCTCTCCCTCCTCGATCGTCCCGCCCGTCGACCGGGCGCTGTAGTACGGCGAGAACCCGCCTTCCTCGAGTTTGACCTGCCCGTCGCGCGCCGTGACGGTCTCGGTCACGTAGCCCGTCGCGCCGGACAGCGAACTCGAGTCGGAGGTCCGAGCGGTGCCTTTGCCGCCGTAGAAGTCGAACTCGCGGTAGACGTAGGCCGCACCGACGCCGATGACGAGCGTCAACGCCGCCAAGACGATCGGGCTCAGGGTGAGGGGGACGAGCACGCCGATCAGTCCCGCGCCGACCAGTGCGACCCCGATCACGATGAGGTGTGCGCCCGGTGAAAGCGCCTCGAGACCCATGAGTACGAGTCCCACGATCAGGAGCGCGAGCGGCATGTTTCCGACGAGTAGTTCTAGCATACTGTCAGCTAAGTTCTCAGCCGAAGTAAAGGTTGTCGAGCGTCGCGACGCTGGATGTGGGTCCGCGGACTGTACCGCGTGGCGGACACGGGATCGGAGGAGCGACGCGTGCCGTCGCCAAGAGCCGTCGACGCGGTTACGGGGGGACAGTCACAGCGGGAGGGTCATGACCCGGAAGAGGACGAGCGTCATCGCGATCGCACCGAGGAAGACGAAGATCACGCTCTCGAGGTCCGGATCGCCGGGTTCGATCGGCGTCGAATTCGGCTCGGGTGCGTACGGGTCGTCATCGTCCTCGTCCGCATCCGCGTCGACGCCGGCCGCGTCGTCGTCTCCGGAGAGGTCGAGCGGGACCCGATATCCGTCGTCGCCGCGTGAACGACCATCGATCTCGTCGCTCTCGTCGGCGCGATCCGCCGAGTTCCCCACATCGAAGACCGACCGCTCGTCGATCGAGTAGTCGGCGTCTGGGTCGGACCCCGACGGCCGCCGTCGCCGGTCCTCGCCGTCGTCGGTCCCGGCCGCATCGTCTGGCATAGTCGACTGTAACAGTTCGGGCGTCAAAAACCCGTGGGCCCGTAAATCGATTCTCCCGGGGCGCGGTCAGGGTCGGTCGGTTCGCTCGCCGAGATCTCCGCCGTAGACGACGCCGCGCTCGGCGTCGAGCGTCACGACGTCCCCGTCGGCGGCCTCCTCGAGGTCGGCGCCGCTGATCATCGGGATGTCCATCTCGCGGGCGACCAGCGCCGGGTAGCCGGTCAGCCCCCGTTGGGCGTCGATGATCCCGCCGATCTTCGTCGGGTCGCCCGTGAACTCTTCGTCGAAGTCGGTCGGCAGGGAGAGGATCGCCCCCTCGGGGACGTCCGTGAGGTCGCCGTCAGTGAGTTCGACGAGGGGGCCAGTTACTCGACCGTCGACGACGACGCGGCCGGTCGTCAGCGCCTCGGCGGCGACGTGGACCTTCAGCATGTTGGTGGTGTTCGCGCCCTCGAGTTCGGTCATCATCCCACAGAGGACGACGACCGTGTCGCCGCTGTTGGCGACGCCGGCGTCTAAGGCCGCCTGAACGGCCCGCTCGACGACTGCGCCGGCGCCCTGATCCGACACCTGAGCGTACAGCGGCGTCACGCCCCACGTGAGGGACAGTTGCCGGCGGACGCGGTGGCTTGGCGTCGAGGCGACGACCGGGACGCCCGGCCGGTACTTGGCCGTCTTCAGCGCCGTGTAGCCGGACTCGGTCGCGGCGACGACGGCGTCCGCGTCGATATCCCGCGCGAGGAAGCGCGCCGAGCGCGCCAGCGCGTCCGTCCGCGCCTCGCCGGCGGCGGGAACGCGTTGCTCGAGCAACTCGTCGTACTCGTCGGATTTCTCGACCTCGTGAATGATGCTGCCCATCGCGTCGACGACTTCGGCGGGGTGGTCGCCGATCGCGGTTTCGGCGGACAGCATCACCGCATCGGTGCCGTCGAGGACGGCGTTGGCCACGTCAGAGGCCTCGGCGCGGGTCGGCCGCCGGGCGTGAACCATCGAGTCGAGCATCTCCGTGGCGGTGATCACGGGCGACCCCGCATCGCGGCAGTTCCGGATGATCCGCTTTTGGATCATCGGGACGTCTTCCATCGGGCACTCCACGCCCAGATCGCCGCGGGCGACCATGATCCCGTAGGACGCCTCGATGATCTCCGCCAAGTTCTCCACCGCGCCCGCCCGTTCGATCTTCGCGATCAGCGGGATCTCGGCGCCCAACTCCTCGAGCACTTCGCTGACCTCGTAGACGTCCTCGGCGTCGCGGACGAAACTCGCCGCGACAAAGTCAACCTCCTTCTCGGCGGCCAGCTCGAGGTCCTTCCGGTCTTTCTCGGTGACGATGTCCAGATCGAGGTCGACGCCGGGGACGTTGACGCCCTTGCGGCCGGCCAGTTCACCGCCGGCGTCGACGC containing:
- a CDS encoding SPFH domain-containing protein, translating into MVVETLPLQSVTGGALLVVGALVLLVVLAALLSAIEIVDAYEKRALTVFGEYRKLLEPGINFVPPFVSNTYRFDMRTQTLDVPRQEAITRDNSPVTADAVVYIKVMDAKKAFLQVDNYKKAVSNLAQTTLRAVLGDMELDDTLNKRQEINARIRQELDEPTDEWGIRVESVEVREVNPSKDVQRAMEQQTSAERKRRAMILEAQGERRSAVEKAEGDKQSEIIRAQGEKQSQILEAQGDAISTVLRAKSAESMGERAVIDKGMETLSEIGQGESTTFVMPQELTSLVGRYGKHLSGSDVKQNGAELESREFDDETRELIGLDDIAEIIGEIDEEAEMDLEAMEQEAQAIKEGKDAGTISDPDAVIEEMDQDFQERTDGGSETATDADSASDDADDATTN
- a CDS encoding NfeD family protein, encoding MLELLVGNMPLALLIVGLVLMGLEALSPGAHLIVIGVALVGAGLIGVLVPLTLSPIVLAALTLVIGVGAAYVYREFDFYGGKGTARTSDSSSLSGATGYVTETVTARDGQVKLEEGGFSPYYSARSTGGTIEEGEEVIVLDPGGGNVLTVEALGSIGEDEIDRALAKGADDGNDADDAANENSPSEPETETETEKSS
- a CDS encoding DUF7312 domain-containing protein, with the translated sequence MPDDAAGTDDGEDRRRRPSGSDPDADYSIDERSVFDVGNSADRADESDEIDGRSRGDDGYRVPLDLSGDDDAAGVDADADEDDDDPYAPEPNSTPIEPGDPDLESVIFVFLGAIAMTLVLFRVMTLPL
- the pyk gene encoding pyruvate kinase, with the protein product MRNAKIVCTLGPASSDRGTIRELAEAGMSVARLNASHGSREDRAELIDRVRAVDEARPEPVAVMLDMQGPEIRTAPLPDGETVTLETGSEIRFVEGDKANSETVGLSLPISAVEEGDRILLDDGLIETTVLADDGDSVRARVDAGGELAGRKGVNVPGVDLDLDIVTEKDRKDLELAAEKEVDFVAASFVRDAEDVYEVSEVLEELGAEIPLIAKIERAGAVENLAEIIEASYGIMVARGDLGVECPMEDVPMIQKRIIRNCRDAGSPVITATEMLDSMVHARRPTRAEASDVANAVLDGTDAVMLSAETAIGDHPAEVVDAMGSIIHEVEKSDEYDELLEQRVPAAGEARTDALARSARFLARDIDADAVVAATESGYTALKTAKYRPGVPVVASTPSHRVRRQLSLTWGVTPLYAQVSDQGAGAVVERAVQAALDAGVANSGDTVVVLCGMMTELEGANTTNMLKVHVAAEALTTGRVVVDGRVTGPLVELTDGDLTDVPEGAILSLPTDFDEEFTGDPTKIGGIIDAQRGLTGYPALVAREMDIPMISGADLEEAADGDVVTLDAERGVVYGGDLGERTDRP